The nucleotide window TATACGGTGAGCGCGGTGGATTTGAACTGGAGCCGGAGACACTGATCGTCACGGAGAAAAATAACACCATTCTGAATATTGAACCCCAGACCGACAATACGGGTCTCCATATTCATAGTGCATTCCAGAACCAGATTGACCACTTTGTGGATTGTTGCCTGAACGGGACAGAGCCGATCAGTCCAATTGCGGATGGTGTGGCTTCCACGCGCATGTTGTGCGGAATCTACGAATCCGCTGAGAAAGGGCAGGAGATTCGTCTGGATTAAGCACGCTTCAAGTTGCAGTTATGCTTCATATAACAAAAGCATGCGTCTTCCGCGTGTTCTGCGGCTACGCATGCTTTTTGGCATCAGGTCATTTATTCAGTGGTGAATTCTCATATCCCGGATCATCGTAATCCGTATCCTGCAGTCTTGGAAGCACGTTCATGCTCTCAATTGCCTGCCGGGTGTCCGGCGTGCCATGGTCATACAAAAAGGTGTACAGCAAGGTCATACCATCCGAAAATTGCTCTGTTGCCTCATCATGGTCTGCCGATTTGTAGGGTACCGGAGCCCGTTGCAAAGTATAGGCATCGTCATCCTCCAGCACCTTCATCAGATCCTTCAATCGGCCCAACTGCCCGTCATCCACCAACACTTCAAAAGGTGTAGATTCGTTCTTTGTTCGTTCAATCAGGTTATGAGTGACCGATACATACAGATGTTGTTTGCCGTCCTGCATAATCCAACCCCCATTCTGAAATGGAAAAAAGACGCTTCTACTGTTAATAAACAGCAAAAAGCGCCCTGAAACGAAGCTATAACGGTATCCTGTTTTGTTTATTTCCCAAATCTCCCCGTTACAGGAACCTGGCGAGTACCGGCGTCCATCGATCCTGAACATAGAGGGCAGGCAGGTGGACCCGATGATGCCTTCTTGGTTGCTTTTGAAGGTACAGCCGGTTTCTGTCTTAGCCACGCTTTGCAGGTGGACGAACTGCATTTCCAGATCGCAACGGTCTCCGTACGCTCAGCATTACCTGAACCTGAAGTGTGCGACTGCGAACTGGAGGAACTCGCAGCGGTCGGACTCACACCCGGAGTGCTGAACGCCTTATGGTTGCGAATTTCACCACTGCCACGCCGTTCACCAAGGCGATCCTCGTCACGTTCGTTGTGGACCTCGTAGTCACGACGGTCACTATGGCTGATGGCACGACGCTGAGCCATATCCCGACCCTCGGAACGAACACTAGAGCCCGAGCGTGTATATTGTCCATTACCTTTACCATATGAAGTCTGACCGCTCGTCCGGCTCTCCTCACGAGGTTTGCGTTTGTCCGGAACTTCCATGCCGAAGGCTTCAAGCAGGAAGCGGGACACATCCGCTGGCTTTCCGTGATGACTTGCCGGTGAGGTGACATACAAGTACTGCTTGGCCCGTGTGATAGCAACGTAGGCGAGCCTGCGTTCTTCCTCCAGCGCCATGTCCAGCTCGGCGTCTGTCTGTTGCACAGCAAGCGCAGCTTTCTGATCCTCAGGGATATCCTGGCGCAGTGCTGTACTATGAGGCACAATGCCTTCACTGGCTCCAATCCAGTATACACAAGGGAACTCCAATCCTTTGGCCCGGTGAATGGTCATCAGCTGTACCGCGTCACTGTCCTGTGTACGGCGTAGAGATTCCATCTCACGGTGTCTGCGGGAGAGTTCATCCGCGAATTGAATGAACTCTTCTACCGTTTCGAATTTTTTGACGGCAGCTTCAAATTCATCCAGAGTTTCCAGCATCGTTTCCTTATAATGGGTGAAGATGCTGGGATCGCCGCTTTCCATATACTTGTCGTAGAACTGCCTGCGCATCTCCTGAATGGCGATGATGGGCTTTAGTTTGTGCAGTGATTTGATCAGCTTGATGCGTTCCTTGACCTGTTCCTGTTGGAAAGGTTTCAGCTTGTCCCATTTCACCAGATGGATGAGTGGGTATTTCTTGGCTTGTTGTTGCTCGGAGCGTTGAATCCATTCCAGACCCGCATCCCGTGATACATAGAGCGGTCCCAGCGCACTGGGAAGAGCATCCATGGCACGTGGATCAAGAGACAGACGCAGATGATCCATCAGGGGTCTGATGAGAGACTGGTCATAGAACACCGGAGAAGCACCATGCTGTACAAAAGGTACGTCTTTCAACACAAGCTGCTCGAAGACAGCCCGGCTGCTGCTGGCTGTCCGGTGCAGAATCGCAATATCACGATAGGTGTGTTGCCCTTCTTCAACCTGCTGGCACAGCTGGTTTACGACCCACGCGGCTTCTTCCTCCGCATTGGATGGTGTAGCGAAACGAGGCGCATCTCCGCGATTTCCGGCGGCACGAAGCCGTTTGTCACGTCTACGTTTATTACGAGCGACCAGTTCGCTTCCGAGTCCCAGAATGCGTGCATCACTACGATAATTGATATCCAGCGTCACAATGCGTGCGCCGGGGTATACTTTATCGAATTCCAAAATCGATTCCTGGCGTGCGCCATTAAAGGTATAGATCGTCTGGTCATCGTCTCCCACAACCATCAGGTTGCGGTGGGCGGAAGCCAGTTTTTGCACAATTTCATACTGCAGATGGTTGGTATCCTGGAACTCATCTACCATAATGTACTGGAAACGCTTCTGAAGTGGCCCCAGAACAGCAGGATCACGTAGCAGCGCGGCTGCCCGCAGTAAAATATCATCAAAATCCATTTTGCCCCGATCCTGCTTCCAGGCTTCGTAACCTAGCAGGACACGCTTGGCATCACGTTCTTCCTGTGATTTCTCAGGCAGATCGGTGGTTTCCGATCCTTGCATCTTCCATGCGGACAGCATCGCCAGCAGACTTTCAGGCTGGAAGGCCTCACTCATGCCGTTTTGGCGAAGAAGCATCTTCAGCACCGTATGCTGAGCCCGTGACTCGCCAAAGATCTCTTCCTGCACACCGTAATGACGCAATAATGTCAGCGCAAAAGAGTGGAAGGTGCGAGCCTGTACGGCTCTTGCGGCTGCCGGGCGTATACCTGGCAATGCGGCGATCCGGTCTTTCATCTCGGTGGCGGCCTTGTTCGTGAACGTCACCAGCAGGATGCTGCCTGCATGTACGCCACTGACCTCTATGAGGTAGCCGGCTCTTGCAGCCAGCACAGTCGTTTTGCCACAACCAGCTCCGGCGAGCGTAAGAATCGGTCCTCTGCCGTGTCGGACTGCCGAGATTTGTGGTGCGTTTAGTTTGATGCCTGCCTCTTCAAGTAAACGAAAATAAAAGGCATCCTGTTGATCATTGCCCACGAGTTGCCGACTGGTCTCTAGCGGAGCAGACGGGGACTGGGGCAGGGACGCCGCCGGGGTAACCCCAAGCGGACGGGGGTAGAACGTTGAGTTCGGACTTAACATGTTTCATCCACCTCTGTATGCATTCAGGGATAGGACTATCCCGGTTAAAAGTAAACCATTTGCCCTTTTCACAATCGCATTGTAAATTGGTATGATAGAGTTAGTCGCCTAAACAGGCGGTTAAGTATGGCCAAAGCTTCATTATACCCGAACATATGGTCTTGACGAAAGCCCCCGATTTCATCCAGTATCGGTATAAAACGGGCAACTGCACGAGATTACGCAACTTTTTGGCATGATATCGTATAAGTTATAGGCCTGAGCATTTTGCATGAAGGATGTAATATGCTAATTTACTACTAAATAGAAATGATAATATTGGTTTTGACGGGACAGAGGAGGAATGGTCATGAAACTGCTTCAGCGCATCAAAGACGGAGCGAACAAAGCAACAGAGCGTGCCCAGCACGCCGTTGAGATTGGGAAACTGAACAACCAGATTGTGGGCTTGCAACAGGAACAGGAAGTCCATTTTACAGATATGGGTCGCATCTTCTATGAGGGTTATCGGGCACAGGATATGACACGTGCAGAAAAAGAAATGGTGGATCTGTCGCAGCTCTGCGACGAATTGCAGGACGAGATTGATGGTCTGCGCAACAAGATTGCACAACTCAAGAATGAACGGTTGTGCGAGTGTGGACACGTCGCTTCCCTGGATGCCAACTTCTGTCCTAAATGCGGACGCAAGTTGGGTGAATTCAAGACACCAGCACCTACAGTAGGAGCTGTAGGAGTTGCAGGAGCCACCACAGCCGCGAGACAGGAGGCAGCTGTAGCTCAAACCCAAACTCCAGAGCCGGACTTCTACGATGCGCCACCTGAATTGGAACTGGAGGAAGACGAGCCGTATCACACGGTCATTCCGTCCATAGCCGATCTGGAGACGGAATCGGAATATAACAGTACCGAGTTTACCCAAGAAGAAAAGGAAGCGTTCGATGCGGAGTGGGAACGTCGCAGAGATGAAGAGATGCAACGGGAACGTGAGCGTCAGCAGGAGTTGGACGAACGCATCCGCTACTGGAAAGAAAATAACCCGATCGTGAATACGGTGGATGTACAGACCGAAGTGTCACGCGAAATGGTGAGTTGTCAGATTTGTGCAGCCGAGCTGCCCAAAGGTTCAAAATGGTGTCCGCGCTGCGGTGCCGAACAGATCTGATCTGATGCAGTAGAAGCTCTGCCGCATCAGTGTGAGGCAGTGTGGGTTGCTGACAGCATGGGGGGACGGGAATATGGACCAACTGCTGCATCATTTGCGTCATCTCGGGTTTACCGAGATGGAATCTAAAATTATGGTGGAACTCGCTCGTCAGGGATCAGCCTCAGGATATGAGGTTGCGAAGCGGCTGGGCGTGTCCCGTTCCAATGTATATGCGACCCTGCAACGGCTGGAACAGCGTGGGTTCTTGCGGTGTAGTCCGGGGGAACCAGCGAAGTATAGTGTGCTGAAGCCTGAGGAGATGACACGCATGATCTCCGATCAAATGCGTACCTCTCTGAATTATGTCCAGAGCAGCATGCCCAAGAGTGAACCAGAGAAACCTGTCTTCTATAACATCGAGGGTGACAAAAATGTGTTTGAGAATCTGAGCCGTGAATTGGCCGAGGCTCAGCATGAGATTGTCGTAGATGTTTGGCGTGAAGAGGCAGAGCTGCTACGTAATGACTTACAGCAGGCTGAAGCTCGCGGTGTGCGGCTGTTATGGTCATGTGATGGTGGCGAAGGCATGATCGATCAGCCCGTTCCTTTGCCGGGATTACCTTTGTACGGCACAGGTAATGGTCGGAAATTCTCCCTGGTGGTGGATCGCCGCTGGTGCATGCTGGGCATGCGCGGTGAATCATGCGCTACACAAGCAGTGGTGACGGAGCATCCGGTAATGACCGGACTGCTGCTGAATCATTTTGCTCAAGAACTGGTGTTGTACGAACTGGAACAGGATATGGGTGAGGAACTGGGGTCCCGCTATGGGCACCGGTACGAAGATCTCTCTGCACGTTACTGGTCTTCTCCTTCAGGAGAGGATAACAAGAGCTAGGCAGATCGATGATTAATCCACTTCTGATGGAGTGAACACGCCAGCACAGGTTATCTTTCTTGATGAACGAATATGTGTGTACATAAAGCAGGCGCTGCCCAGAGGCAGACGCCTGTTTG belongs to Paenibacillus sp. FSL H8-0079 and includes:
- a CDS encoding UvrD-helicase domain-containing protein, encoding MLSPNSTFYPRPLGVTPAASLPQSPSAPLETSRQLVGNDQQDAFYFRLLEEAGIKLNAPQISAVRHGRGPILTLAGAGCGKTTVLAARAGYLIEVSGVHAGSILLVTFTNKAATEMKDRIAALPGIRPAAARAVQARTFHSFALTLLRHYGVQEEIFGESRAQHTVLKMLLRQNGMSEAFQPESLLAMLSAWKMQGSETTDLPEKSQEERDAKRVLLGYEAWKQDRGKMDFDDILLRAAALLRDPAVLGPLQKRFQYIMVDEFQDTNHLQYEIVQKLASAHRNLMVVGDDDQTIYTFNGARQESILEFDKVYPGARIVTLDINYRSDARILGLGSELVARNKRRRDKRLRAAGNRGDAPRFATPSNAEEEAAWVVNQLCQQVEEGQHTYRDIAILHRTASSSRAVFEQLVLKDVPFVQHGASPVFYDQSLIRPLMDHLRLSLDPRAMDALPSALGPLYVSRDAGLEWIQRSEQQQAKKYPLIHLVKWDKLKPFQQEQVKERIKLIKSLHKLKPIIAIQEMRRQFYDKYMESGDPSIFTHYKETMLETLDEFEAAVKKFETVEEFIQFADELSRRHREMESLRRTQDSDAVQLMTIHRAKGLEFPCVYWIGASEGIVPHSTALRQDIPEDQKAALAVQQTDAELDMALEEERRLAYVAITRAKQYLYVTSPASHHGKPADVSRFLLEAFGMEVPDKRKPREESRTSGQTSYGKGNGQYTRSGSSVRSEGRDMAQRRAISHSDRRDYEVHNERDEDRLGERRGSGEIRNHKAFSTPGVSPTAASSSSSQSHTSGSGNAERTETVAIWKCSSSTCKAWLRQKPAVPSKATKKASSGPPACPLCSGSMDAGTRQVPVTGRFGK
- a CDS encoding zinc ribbon domain-containing protein, translated to MKLLQRIKDGANKATERAQHAVEIGKLNNQIVGLQQEQEVHFTDMGRIFYEGYRAQDMTRAEKEMVDLSQLCDELQDEIDGLRNKIAQLKNERLCECGHVASLDANFCPKCGRKLGEFKTPAPTVGAVGVAGATTAARQEAAVAQTQTPEPDFYDAPPELELEEDEPYHTVIPSIADLETESEYNSTEFTQEEKEAFDAEWERRRDEEMQRERERQQELDERIRYWKENNPIVNTVDVQTEVSREMVSCQICAAELPKGSKWCPRCGAEQI
- a CDS encoding TrmB family transcriptional regulator, with translation MDQLLHHLRHLGFTEMESKIMVELARQGSASGYEVAKRLGVSRSNVYATLQRLEQRGFLRCSPGEPAKYSVLKPEEMTRMISDQMRTSLNYVQSSMPKSEPEKPVFYNIEGDKNVFENLSRELAEAQHEIVVDVWREEAELLRNDLQQAEARGVRLLWSCDGGEGMIDQPVPLPGLPLYGTGNGRKFSLVVDRRWCMLGMRGESCATQAVVTEHPVMTGLLLNHFAQELVLYELEQDMGEELGSRYGHRYEDLSARYWSSPSGEDNKS